In the Coriobacteriia bacterium genome, AACGACAGGTCCTGCTCGCCGCTCTCCATTTCCACGTACTCGGCGACGCTGCGGCCGGTGGCGTCGGCCATTTCTTGCATCGTGAGGTCCATGTCCTGGCGCAGTGACCGTATTCGGCTCGCCACCTCGGCGATATTGGGCTCCATGCGTGTCTCCCTCCGATGCGGAAATGAACTCGTCAAATGCCGTCTGCCGATGCCAGATGCCGCATGCGTGTACGATGTTCGCGACGTATGCGCGGGCGCGCTACAGTGTAGCAATTCGCTCATCGACAAAGGAGTCCGGCCTGCACGGCATCCCCGACATCAAGCGGTTCACGATAGTGACCGGCCATTACGGGTGCGGGAAGACCAACCTGTCGATCAACCTTGCGCTCGATCTGGCGAAGGAGCACGGCGAGGTCACCCTCGTGGACCTCGACATCGTGAACCCGTACTTCCGCTCCTCGGACTACGCGCAGATGCTCGCCGAGCAAGGCGTGCGCGTGATCTCGCCGACGTTCGCGGGGACCACGCTTGAGACGCCATCGCTGTCGGCAGCGGTCTACTCGGCGTTCGAGAGTGCGGGGGCGGTGATCTTCGATGTCGGAGGCGACGACGCGGGAGCAACGACGCTGGGCCGCTTCTCGCGCGAGATCGCGGCAATCGACTTTTGTATGCTCTACGTGGTCAACCGCTACCGCAACCTCATCGCCACGCCCGCCGAGGCGGCCGATCTGCTGGCGGAGATCGAAGCCGCGTCGCACCTGCAGGCAACCGCGGTCGTCAACAACTCGCATCTGCGGGACGAGACCACTGCAGCGACGGTGCTCGACTCCATCGGGTATGCGCGCGAAACGGCCGGGCTTCTCGGCCTGCCGCTCGCTTTCACCACGGTACCGAAGCGGCTGGCCCACGAGTTCTCGGAAGTGCCGGGCGCCGCGACATATATAGAGAACGCGTATCCTGTTGGAGTTTACGTTCGCACCCCCTGGGAGAGCGATCCCGGGGTGGACGAGGAGGTCATGTAGAACGATGCCGAGAATCATCGTGGACGAGCGCTATTGCAAGGGATGCGGGCTGTGCGTGGACGTGTGTCCGCGCCACATCATCGCCCTGGATCCCGAGAAGATGACAGACAAGGGGTACCGCCCAGCCATGCTCACAGACGAGTCGCAATGCACCGGTTGCGCCACGTGCGCGCTGATGTGCCCCGACGTGGCGATCACGGTCGAAAGATAGGATGTGCCAAGTGTCCGATAAAGTACTCATGAAGGGTAACGAGGCGCTGGCCGAGTCCGCCATCCGTGCGGGCTGCCGCTTCTTCTTCGGCTACCCGATCACCCCGCAGACCGAGCTCGCCGCCTACATGGCCAAGCGCATGCCCAAGGAGAACGGCACCTATCTGCAGGCCGAGAGCGAGATCGCCGCGATCAACATGGTGTATGGCGCTTCGGCCGCCGGGGCACGCGCCATGACGTCGTCAAGCTCGCCGGGCATCTCGCTCAAAGCCGAGGGTATCTCGTACCTGGCCGGCGCCGACCTGCCCAGCGTCATCATCAACGTGCAGCGCGGCGGCCCGGGCCTGGGCGGCATCCAGCCGTCGCAGTCCGACTACTGGCAGGCCACACGCGCGACCGGCCACGGCGACTTCCATGTCATCGTGCTGGCGCCGTCGACGGTGCAGGAGATGGCCGACTACGTCTACGACGCCTTCGATCTGGCCGACAAGTACCGCACACCCGTCATGGTGCTCGCCGACGGCATGCTCGGCCAGATGATGGAGCCGCTGGTCCTGCCCGAGCGCAAGACCTCGCTTCCCGAGAAGCCTTGGGCCGCAACCGGCCACCGCCACCAACGCGCCCACAACGTCGTGAACTCGCTCCACCTGCAGCCGGAGGACCTCGAGGTCACCAACATCGAGCGCTTCGAGCGCTACGAGGTCATCAAGGCGACCGAGCAGCGCGCCGAGACCTACCTGACCGAGGACGCCGACATCGTGCTGGTCGCCTTCGGCGCCTGCGCGCGCATCGCCCGCAGCGCCGTGAGCAAGGCGCGCGCGGAAGGGATCAAGGCCGGCCTCATCCGCCCGATCACGCTGTGGCCGTTCCCGGTCGACACAATTGAGCGTTGCGTGGACACCGCTAGAGCGTTCCTCACTGTGGAGATGAACATGGGCCAGATGGTCGACGACGTGCGCCTCGCCGTGAACGGGCGCAAGCCGGTCGAGTTCTTCGGGCGCGCCGGCGGCATCATTCCCACGCCGCTTGAAACGCTCGCTCGCGTCGAAGCTCTCGCCGAGAAGGTCGGCGCGGCCGCTCCAGAGAATGTGGGAGGTGCCAACTGATGGAGACCATCTTCGAGCGCCCTCATGCGCTTTCCGACCCGCAGTTCTCATACTGTCCCGGTTGCACGCACGGCATCATACACAGACTCGTTGCCGAGACACTCGACGAACTGGGCATTGAGGGAACCACTGTGGGTATCGCCCCGGTAGGCTGCTCAGTGCTTGCCTACGATTTCTTCGCCTGCGACATGGTCCAAGCTGCGCACGGGCGCGCGCCTGCGGTCGCCACCGGGCTCAAGCGCGTGATGCCGGACAACGTCGTTTTCGCATACCAGGGAGACGGCGACCTCGCCTCGATCGGCATGGCCGAGACCGTGCACGCCGCCACGCGCGGCGAGAAGATCACCGTCATCTTCGTCAACAACGCCATCTACGGCATGACCGGAGGCCAGATGGCCCCCACATCGCTGCCAAACCAGGTGACTCAGACGAGCCCCTACGGCCGCGACGTGAACACCGCGGGCTTCCCGATCCGCGTGTGCGAGCTGCTCTCAACCCTGGACGGCGTAGCGCTCGCGCAGCGAGTGAGCGTGGACTCGCCCAAAAACGTACGTGCCGCCAAGAAGGCCATCAAGAAGGCGTTCGAGTACCAGATCGAGGGCGTGGGCTACACCATCATCGAGGTGGTTTCCACGTGCCCCACAAACTGGGGGCTCTCCCCCACCGACGCCCTGCAGTGGCTGCGGGACAACATGCTTCCGTACTACCCGCTGGGCGTCTACAAGGACGTGAAGGCCGAAGGCTTCGCGAATATCGCCGAAGCCGCATCCGCGAAGGCCGCCTGCCTCGCCGAGGGAGGCGCGCGCTGATGGGTAAGCCTCTCAACCTGCTGCTTGCCGGCTTTGGCGGCCAGGGCGTGCTGTTCACCGGCAAGCTCATCGCGTACGCCGGGCTCATCGAGGGTCGCGAGCTCTCGTGGTTGCCGTCGTACGGCCCCGAGATGCGCGGCGGCACCGCCAACTGCAGCGTATGTCTCTCCGACGAACCCATCGGCTCGCCGCTCGTGCTCGAACCGGACGTGCTCATCGCGATGAACCAGCCGTCACTCGACAAGTTCTTCGCCGACGTCGTGCCCGGCGGCCTCGTAATCGTCGACAGCACGATGATCGCCACCGTCCCCGAGCGCGACGATGTGACGGTCATCCGAGTCCCCGCCACGCAGCTTGCCGAGGACTCGGGACTCAAGGGCCTTGCAAACGTCATCCTCGCCGGCAGGCTGTTCAATGAGATCGGCTTCTGCGGTCGCGACACGCTCGATGGCGCCCTGGTCAAGTGCATTCCCGCACGAAAAGCCGAGATGCTCGAGTTAAACCGCAAGGCACTTGAGATTGGCATGAAGAGCTAGGGCGATAACGGAAGGGGCCTGCCACATGACCACCGAGTTCACGGAGATTGGCCTGCGCATCAAGGGCCTGCGTGAGGCGTGCGACATCACCCGCGAGGAGCTCGCCGGAGAGCTGGGCGTCTCGGCCGAGACCTACGCCTCCTATGAGGAGACCGGCGCCGACGTGCCTATCTCGGCGATCTACCACATTGCGAACAGGTTCGGGGTGGACCTGACCGAGATTCTCACCGGCACCCGCGCCAAGCTCGACACCTACCAGGTGGTCGAGGCCGGCGGCGGGCGCACCGTCGACCGCTACCCCGGCTACCACTACGAGGACCTCGCCTGGCGGTTCAACCACAAGATCATGCAGCCGCTGTTGGTCACCCTCGACCCGACCGACGAGCCCGCCGAGCCGGTCACGCACAGCGGCCAAGAGTTCAATCTCGTGCTCGCGGGATCGATCGTATTGACCTTCGATGACAAGGAACTGGTGCTCAACGCCGGCGACAGTATCTACTTCAACCCGACCCACCCGCACGGCCAGAAGTGCAACGGCAACGTGCCCGCCATGTTTGTCACGATCATCGCCGAGTAGCCGCACCACCCGTCAGCAACCGCCCCTAACAGGAGACGCCCGGGACCATGGATCACATACTCAGGAAGTACTGCCCCCGCATCGAGTTCGACTCCTACGAGGACTTCGCCGAGAACTTCCGGATTGTCCCGCCCGAGAACTTCAACTTCGCCTACGACGTGGTGGACGAGTGGGCTCGCGTCGAGCCGACGAAGCGCGCCCTCCTGTGGTGCGACGACGACGGCAACGAGGAGACGTTCACCTTCAACGACCTGATGCGCCTCTCCAACCAGGCCGCCAATGCGTTTGCGGGGCTCGGCGTCAAGAAGGGCTCCGTCGTCATGGTGATCTGTCGCCGCCGCTGGGAGTATTGGGTGGTTGCGACGGCGCTGTGCAAGATCGGCGCGATCCTCATCCCGGCGTCACTCCAGCTCACGAAGAAGGACATCGTCTACCGCGCCGCGAGTGCAGGCGTCGAGATGATGGTCTGCGTGGCCGATGAATACGTGCTCGCCCAGGTCGAGGCTGCGATGCCCGATGCACCGACGATCAAAAATCTGGTCATCGTCGCAGGGCAGCGCGAAGGCTGGCACGGCTTCAACTGGCTCCTATCGACGTCCGACGATGAGTGGATCCGCCCCACGGGCGACGAGGCCACCCGCAACGAAGACACGATGCTCATCTACTTCACCTCCGGAACCACCGGCCTGGCAAAGATGGTGTGCCATAACTTCACCCATCCTCTCGGCCACATCATCACCGCGAGGTACTGGCAACAGGTCAAGGAGAACGCACTGCACCTGAGCGTATCGGACTCCGGATGGGCGAAGTTCGGCTGGGGCAAGATCTACGGGCAGTGGATCTGCGGCGCGACCATCTTCGGCTACGACATGAAGAAGTTCGTGCCTACGACGCTCATGCAGAAGGTGCAAGACTACAAGCTCACGACGTTTTGTGCGCCCCCGACCATGTACCGCTTCATGCTGCAGGAGGATGTCTCGGCGTTCGACATGTCCTCTGTCGAGAACTGGACCACCGCCGGCGAGCCGCTCAACCCCGAGGTCACCAAGCAGTGGCTCGAACTGACCGGCAAGAGGATCCGCGAGGGCTTTGGCCAGACCGAGTCGGTCGTGCTGGTCGCTACATTCCCTTGGGTCGAACCCAAACCGGGCTCTATGGGTAAGCCGTCGCCGCTGTACAACATGAAGCTCATCGACGAGGACGGCCGCGTCTGCGAGGACGGCGAAGAGGGCGAGATCTGCGTCACCGGCCTCAAGGATGCGTATCCGCCAGGACTCTTCAGGGGCTACTACCGCGATGCCGAGATGACCGAGAAGGCCGTGGGCGGCAACTACTACAACACCAAAGACGTCGCCTGGCGCGACTCTGACGGCTACCACTTCTTCGTGGGCCGCAACGACGACGTGATCAAGTGCTCCGGCTACCGCATCGGCCCATTCGAGGTGGAGAGCGCGCTCATTGAGCACCCGGCGGTCGTCGAATGCGCAGTCACCGCAGCGCCTGATCCTGTGCGCGGCCTGGTGGTCAAAGCGACCGTGGTCCTTGCAAAAGGCTGGGAGCCCAGCGACGCACTCGTCAAGGAGCTGCAGAACCATGTGAAGACAACGACGGCGCCGTACAAGTACCCGCGCATCGTGGAGTTCGTGGACGAGCTGCCCAAGACCCTCGGCGGCAAGATCATGCGCGCGCAGATCAGGCAGGAGAGTGGGGTAAAGGAGTAATACGCCGATCCGGCCGGCTAGCCGGTTGCGGCGGCGCACAAACAACCTCGCGAAGGTGGTGGTCTGTCTTGAACCTGAGACGCTTTGCGACAGCAGGAGGCGGCTTCCCCTTCGCGACGCTCCTAGTCGCGCTGACGACGCTTGCGCTGCTGCCGTTTCGGCCACTGCTGACATCGTCGACCGTTATGCTGCTCTATGTCCCGGTGATCATCACGATCGCACGCCTGACAGGCGTGAAGAGCTCGACCTTCTCGGCTGTGTTTGCCTTCCTCCTGCTCGATCTGGTGTTCGTCCCTCCCTACTACCGGCTCACAGTCGCGTCGCTCGCCGAGTGGCTCGGACTCATCGTGTTCTTCTTCGTCGCGCTCATCTCCGGGCAGCAGACCGCGCAGCTTCGCAAGCGTGAACAGCTCGCCGTTCGCCGACAGGAAGAGCTCGCCCTTCTCAACAGCCTCGCGTTCAGGATCGCCTCCGAGAAGGGCGTGGGCGACATCGCCGAATTCATCGTCACTCAAGTTACCGACGTTCTTAAGGCCCGGCGGACCGCCCTATATGTGGAACAGCCCGAAGACCGCTCGCCGCAGTGCCTTGCGCAAGCGGGAGCGTCTGACGAGTCCGAGGGCGAGCGAGAGCTGGTGAGCTGGGTGATGCGCACCAGCAAGGCCATCGGCATGCCGTCCTCTCACAGCGTGCCCTACGATCTGCGTCTCGTATCGGTTGGCGCCGCCGAGGCTGTTCCCGGAGTCACTGCCAGAGGCATCTTCCTTCCTTTGCAGACCTCCGCTAGTCTCGAAGGCGTGCTGTTCGTCGAACCCGCTACCCATGGGGAGCCTCTTCCTTCCGACGACGCACGACTTCTCGCAGCCGTCGCCAATCTTGCCGCCACCTCACTGGAGCGCCAGCGTCTTGAGGCAGAAGCGTCGCACGCCGAGGCTTTGCAAGAGGCCGACCGCCTCAAGTCAACGCTCGTCAGCTCTGTCTCTCACGAGCTCAAGACGCCGCTGGCCGCCGCGACCGCGCGCATCACGGGCCTCATCGATGAAGAAGGTTCGTGCGACTCCGCACGCATGCACGAGGAGCTCACTGCAGTGGCCGAAGACCTCGGGCGCCTCAACGACTCAATCGGCGACCTGCTCGACCTGTCGCGCCTGGAGTCCGACGCTTGGCAGCCGCGCTTTGAAGAGTACGACGTGCACGATATCCTCGGCACGGTGCTCTCGCGTCTGACGACCGCTCAGCGCGATCGGATGCGTTTCGATCTGCCGGATGATGTGCCCACGATCCACGCAGACTTCTCTCAACTTGCACGCGCTCTTTCAAACGTGGTCGAAAACGCACTGGAATACTCGCCCCAGGGCAGTCCCGTCAGCGTTCATTCCCGCCTTGTTGGTGACTGCGTGGAGATCGTCGTCGACGATCTCGGCCCCGGAGTGTCCGATGCCGAGAAGACCCGCGTCTTCGAGAAGTTCTATCGCGGCAAGGCCTCGGCGAGCACCCCGTCGGGCACCGGCCTCGGGCTGGCGATCGCATCCGAAATCGTCCGCACACACGGCGGATCGCTTACGATTGAAGATGCGCCCCGCGTTGGCGCCCGATTTATCCTGTCGATACCGCGCGGCGAGATGGAGACCGAGTGACCCTCGAAGGCGCACCGCAGCGCTCACAGCGCGTCCTCGTCATCGATGACGAGGTGCAGATCCGTCGCGCCCTCAAGTCCGTTCTGCAGGTGCGCAACTACGAGGTCGATCTCGCCGAGACCGCCGAGGAAGGTCTGGAGCTCACAGCCACGCGCACACCGGACATCATCATCCTGGATCTGACGCTGCCGGGGATGAGCGGCCTTGAGGCGTGCCGCCGACTGCGCGAGTGGTACCGCGGCCCGATCCTGATCCTGTCTGTTCGCAACGGCGATGACGACAAGATCGCCGCGCTGGACCTTGGCGCCGACGACTACCTCACCAAGCCGTTCTCAACCGGCGAGTTGCTCGCACGTGTCAGAGCACTTCTGCGTCGTGTTCAGGGGCAGGACGCTTCAACCACTGAGATACGATCCGGCGATCTTGTAATCGATCTTGCCAAGCGTACCGTGAGTGTCAGAAACGAGCCCATTCACCTCACGCGAATTGAGTTCGACATTCTTGCCCTTCTCGCCCGCAACGCGGGACGTGTTGTCACTTCGCACATGCTGCTCGGCACCGTATGGGGACCCGAGTATGTGGGCGACACACAGACCCTACGCGTTCATGTATCGCACCTGCGACGCAAGATCGAGGCTCCTGGCGACGTCTCACGCCATATCCTCACCGAGCCCGGAGTGGGTTTCCGCTTCACTGAGCCCGAGTAGTCCGCCGCCATCACCATCGCGCCGCTCTGCGAATCTTCGCGGAAACTTCACAGGGCACCTCGCCCCCTTCACGCATCCTGAACACGCCCCTGCCCATACTGGAACGTGCAGTTGGGCCGTCTCGATTGCCGAGACGGCAGACGGGTCGCCGACTCGCCTCTGACGACCAGGAAGGACGGGCACAGTGAACATTGTCACCGATGTGCTGGTGGTGCTTGGCGTAGTTGCGGCCGTCGGCGTTGGAGTGCTGTACGTATACCTCGCCGATCGGATGGTGTCGCACAGATGAACCCCGGAGACGTCATCGTGGGTGTCATTGCCGTGGGCGTCTTGCTCTACCTGCTGTGGGCCCTCATCAATCCGGAACGTCTGTAAAGAGGTTGCTCATGCCCCTCATCGATCTGGTGCAGTTGGCGCTCTTCTTGGTGCTCCTCGTGGCATCGGCGAAACCCGTTGGCACCTTCCTGTGGCACGTGTTCTCAGGACAACGCACCTTCCTTCATCCCGTCTTCGCGCCAGTGGAACGCAGGATCTACCGTCTTGTCGGCCTAGATCCTGATGGCGAGATGACATGGGTCTCATACGCAGTGTCACTCTTGGCGT is a window encoding:
- a CDS encoding 3-methyl-2-oxobutanoate dehydrogenase subunit VorB is translated as MSDKVLMKGNEALAESAIRAGCRFFFGYPITPQTELAAYMAKRMPKENGTYLQAESEIAAINMVYGASAAGARAMTSSSSPGISLKAEGISYLAGADLPSVIINVQRGGPGLGGIQPSQSDYWQATRATGHGDFHVIVLAPSTVQEMADYVYDAFDLADKYRTPVMVLADGMLGQMMEPLVLPERKTSLPEKPWAATGHRHQRAHNVVNSLHLQPEDLEVTNIERFERYEVIKATEQRAETYLTEDADIVLVAFGACARIARSAVSKARAEGIKAGLIRPITLWPFPVDTIERCVDTARAFLTVEMNMGQMVDDVRLAVNGRKPVEFFGRAGGIIPTPLETLARVEALAEKVGAAAPENVGGAN
- a CDS encoding 2-oxoacid:ferredoxin oxidoreductase subunit gamma, with the protein product MGKPLNLLLAGFGGQGVLFTGKLIAYAGLIEGRELSWLPSYGPEMRGGTANCSVCLSDEPIGSPLVLEPDVLIAMNQPSLDKFFADVVPGGLVIVDSTMIATVPERDDVTVIRVPATQLAEDSGLKGLANVILAGRLFNEIGFCGRDTLDGALVKCIPARKAEMLELNRKALEIGMKS
- a CDS encoding AMP-binding protein → MDHILRKYCPRIEFDSYEDFAENFRIVPPENFNFAYDVVDEWARVEPTKRALLWCDDDGNEETFTFNDLMRLSNQAANAFAGLGVKKGSVVMVICRRRWEYWVVATALCKIGAILIPASLQLTKKDIVYRAASAGVEMMVCVADEYVLAQVEAAMPDAPTIKNLVIVAGQREGWHGFNWLLSTSDDEWIRPTGDEATRNEDTMLIYFTSGTTGLAKMVCHNFTHPLGHIITARYWQQVKENALHLSVSDSGWAKFGWGKIYGQWICGATIFGYDMKKFVPTTLMQKVQDYKLTTFCAPPTMYRFMLQEDVSAFDMSSVENWTTAGEPLNPEVTKQWLELTGKRIREGFGQTESVVLVATFPWVEPKPGSMGKPSPLYNMKLIDEDGRVCEDGEEGEICVTGLKDAYPPGLFRGYYRDAEMTEKAVGGNYYNTKDVAWRDSDGYHFFVGRNDDVIKCSGYRIGPFEVESALIEHPAVVECAVTAAPDPVRGLVVKATVVLAKGWEPSDALVKELQNHVKTTTAPYKYPRIVEFVDELPKTLGGKIMRAQIRQESGVKE
- a CDS encoding ParA family protein — encoded protein: MPDIKRFTIVTGHYGCGKTNLSINLALDLAKEHGEVTLVDLDIVNPYFRSSDYAQMLAEQGVRVISPTFAGTTLETPSLSAAVYSAFESAGAVIFDVGGDDAGATTLGRFSREIAAIDFCMLYVVNRYRNLIATPAEAADLLAEIEAASHLQATAVVNNSHLRDETTAATVLDSIGYARETAGLLGLPLAFTTVPKRLAHEFSEVPGAATYIENAYPVGVYVRTPWESDPGVDEEVM
- a CDS encoding 4Fe-4S binding protein encodes the protein MPRIIVDERYCKGCGLCVDVCPRHIIALDPEKMTDKGYRPAMLTDESQCTGCATCALMCPDVAITVER
- a CDS encoding XRE family transcriptional regulator, with the translated sequence MTTEFTEIGLRIKGLREACDITREELAGELGVSAETYASYEETGADVPISAIYHIANRFGVDLTEILTGTRAKLDTYQVVEAGGGRTVDRYPGYHYEDLAWRFNHKIMQPLLVTLDPTDEPAEPVTHSGQEFNLVLAGSIVLTFDDKELVLNAGDSIYFNPTHPHGQKCNGNVPAMFVTIIAE
- a CDS encoding potassium-transporting ATPase subunit F: MNPGDVIVGVIAVGVLLYLLWALINPERL
- a CDS encoding DUF4118 domain-containing protein, yielding MNLRRFATAGGGFPFATLLVALTTLALLPFRPLLTSSTVMLLYVPVIITIARLTGVKSSTFSAVFAFLLLDLVFVPPYYRLTVASLAEWLGLIVFFFVALISGQQTAQLRKREQLAVRRQEELALLNSLAFRIASEKGVGDIAEFIVTQVTDVLKARRTALYVEQPEDRSPQCLAQAGASDESEGERELVSWVMRTSKAIGMPSSHSVPYDLRLVSVGAAEAVPGVTARGIFLPLQTSASLEGVLFVEPATHGEPLPSDDARLLAAVANLAATSLERQRLEAEASHAEALQEADRLKSTLVSSVSHELKTPLAAATARITGLIDEEGSCDSARMHEELTAVAEDLGRLNDSIGDLLDLSRLESDAWQPRFEEYDVHDILGTVLSRLTTAQRDRMRFDLPDDVPTIHADFSQLARALSNVVENALEYSPQGSPVSVHSRLVGDCVEIVVDDLGPGVSDAEKTRVFEKFYRGKASASTPSGTGLGLAIASEIVRTHGGSLTIEDAPRVGARFILSIPRGEMETE
- a CDS encoding response regulator transcription factor; this translates as MTLEGAPQRSQRVLVIDDEVQIRRALKSVLQVRNYEVDLAETAEEGLELTATRTPDIIILDLTLPGMSGLEACRRLREWYRGPILILSVRNGDDDKIAALDLGADDYLTKPFSTGELLARVRALLRRVQGQDASTTEIRSGDLVIDLAKRTVSVRNEPIHLTRIEFDILALLARNAGRVVTSHMLLGTVWGPEYVGDTQTLRVHVSHLRRKIEAPGDVSRHILTEPGVGFRFTEPE
- a CDS encoding 2-oxoglutarate oxidoreductase translates to METIFERPHALSDPQFSYCPGCTHGIIHRLVAETLDELGIEGTTVGIAPVGCSVLAYDFFACDMVQAAHGRAPAVATGLKRVMPDNVVFAYQGDGDLASIGMAETVHAATRGEKITVIFVNNAIYGMTGGQMAPTSLPNQVTQTSPYGRDVNTAGFPIRVCELLSTLDGVALAQRVSVDSPKNVRAAKKAIKKAFEYQIEGVGYTIIEVVSTCPTNWGLSPTDALQWLRDNMLPYYPLGVYKDVKAEGFANIAEAASAKAACLAEGGAR